tatgatatccaaatattttttaagctcGAGAAAAGTAAGtcattgatgaaaaaataataaagaggcaacaaatagtatgaaaaaattatcaatacgtttgttttcattttcaaattatttttcgagacaagtcaaaacatatccaatgtttgtcatcatttaaaaacaccttatttaggtgtttttaactattttaatataaatacatacatatatatacacatatatacataaatatatatatttagtttaaacATAACGAACACGTAAATGACACATTTGctgtactttaatttttttttataaaagttgaaCATGGAATTAAATGTATTGATAAAGTCCAATTTGAAAACATTTTAAAGAATGCGTTATGCTgaggataaaaaaataatttgatgtgggacaaaaaaatataattttttgcaatattacatATAGCCACTGGAATGCATAAAagattcattttctttctttctttctttatttttttgtttatagtAAAAGACACCAACTGAAGgcaattaaaaatagaaacgaACACGAAATGGCGGGAGAACCGTCGAGACAGATTTTGCAACCACCGATTCGCCGGGGCCAAACTGCTGTTTGATTCCGACCATCCTTGCAAATAATTAACGAACCCTAAATCTAGCACACCCTGTAATTGATAAAAGAATACAAGCCTGCTATCACCAGAGCCGAGAATGGCGAGGGGCATCTCTCCTCAGCCGTCGAAACAGGCTGCAACACCTCCTCACGCGGAGGATGAAACCGTCGGGGACGCCAACGTTCGATACGCTGCTTCTTCTGGAGGAGTTAACATTTCGGGCGGGCATCGGAAGAAGACGGCGGGATTGAAGTCGTGGCTGGTGCTGGACTCCACGGGTCAGGCCCAGGTGGTGGAAGCGGAAAAACACGCCATAATGAGGCGGACGGGCCTCCCGGCTCGCGATCTTCGGATACTCGATCCGCTGTTGTCATATCCCTCCACCGTTCTGGGCCGTGAGCGCGCCATTGTTACCAATTTGGAGCATATAAAGGCTATCATCACGGCCCAAGAAGTTTTCTTGCTCAATTCTAGAGACCCCTTAGTTATTCCTTTCATCGATGAACTCGAACGAAGAATTTTGCGCCATCATCAGGCCATCAAGTCGCTGGTGAAGTCCTTATCCTTCTGAGTTTAGATTTTGTGCTGGGATGATTTCTTATAGTTGAATGTTCACTTCTGTCATAGAATTTAAAAGTGGAGGCTCGCGGGATCCCATTTGCTGATGTTTTCTCATATGATTGAAGTTCTTGATTTGCTGTATAATGGccttaaatttgaaaattcctTTCCTGAGTTGCTGTTCCCAGATTACTGTATAAATATGCAGAGCTAAATTAATTACTGTAGTGTCCCGGTTAACTTTGTTGTAGATTcgttttattgaatttttgttatttccatgaaatatatgattatgtgtttaactgttttttgaatttctaaaTTGAATAAGTTTGTCTAGGACAACTGTGTAATTTGTACTTATTTTGTATCATATTTATACATCTATTTTTGTTGCAAACTCTCATGTGTTAATGGGTGATGGTGAATAAGGAAGCTGGAGATGGAGAGAACACAAAATGGACACATTTGTACGGTTTGGGAGAGCCACATCCAAGGACAATAAGTCCTCGAAATTCTTCTATCAATTTCCCAAGCAAGGAAGAGGAAGGGAAGGGGGATGGCAAAGAACAAGCTGCAGAGAGTCGAGATGGTCCAAAGTTGCTTCCTTTTGAGTTTGTGGCTTTGGAGGCTTGCCTTGAGGCTGCTTGCAGTTGCTTGGAAAATGAAGTAGAGAGCTATTTTATGCTACTTCTGTTTTGGAATGTGGTAGTCTGATTTTTGCTCTTACATCTGATTGCCGTTGTTCCTTTCTCTGATTTCAAGCTAGGCAAGGACATTGGAGAGAGAAGCTCATCCAGCTTTGGATAAGTTAACTTCAAAAATTAGTACTCTCAATTTGGACCGTGTCCGCCAAATTAAAAGCCGTTTGGTTGCTATAAGTGGACGTGTTCAGAAGGTCTTACGGATTGATTTTCTGTAGCgcctttaatttaaatttatttatctcgATACGAGTTTGATTCACCACATGTTGTATATGACTGGATGAACACTTCAATTTCACACGACTTTGATAATCTCTCTCTTTGCCCTTTTTCTCGTCTGTCTCTGTTACATCAACTTATATTCTGACCTTGTACATCTCACATGTTTTAAAATCCTGTTTATTTAGTCACCGACTTAATTTGTAAGCCAACTtacttgtttttatttattgatgaaattttattttactgaaTCTTGCTAATTCCTCTTTACTGGTACTGTAATAGTCTTACTATTTGTAGACCTGTTTGAGAtgctttattttcttccaCCTACTGATGCTAACCTGATTTATCAGGTAAGGGACGAGTTGGAGAATCTACTTGATGACGATGATGATATGGCAGAAATGTATTTGACAGACAAATCGCAGCAACAACTAGATGGCTCTTTCAAATCTTCCGTGCTTGTTCAAGACGGTACGGATGAAGACGTTTGTGCTGAGATGGATGATAGGCATGTGGAAACCTCTGTGTTGCGTTATCAATATACAGTATATTTATACTAAGATTGTTTATACAAATGATTGTACATATGCTTCTTAACGggtaaattcataaattatttcaggACCCTGGCTAAAACGTTGATGGATGGGAATGAGAGTTCACAAGTGTGTGATGATCCTACTGTTCTCAGCAAAGACAGCGCTGATGATGCACATACCAATAGTACCCGCAGTTCCCTAAGCAAGCAGCTTGACGTGGAGGAGCTTGAAATGCTCCTGGAAGCATACTTTGTTCAGATTGATGGTACCCTAAACAAGTTATCCACAGTAAGTGATTCTCTCTTTCGCTTCAAGTCACACAATATCATGCTAATTCTCCTCAGTTGAATGTTTTCTGAAGCTGAGAGAGTACGTAGACGACACGGAAGATTACATCAACATTATGTTGGATGACAAGCAAAATCACCTGTTGCGAATGGGGGTCATGCTAACAACAGCAACCCTTGTGCTGAGTGTTCTCCTGACTGTATCTGGTGTTTTTGGCATGAAcatcaaaattgatatttttgatgATAAAGAACATGGGATGANNNNNNNNNNNNNNNNNNNNNNNNNNNATGTGTTTGCCATTGCATGGTATAAACACAGACGGTTGCTAGAATGACGTGCAAACTGCATTCTCACCTGTTTGTAGCTGCTTCTTAGCATGTTGTGTTTCAGGATGAAGAATTTTTGCAAGATTGATTGTCAAATGTCCATGAGAATAGAGAAGAACACGTGAGCTAGGAACAATATTAGCTTGTTAATAGATAGTGGATTCACATTGTGTACCCCGTTgtaacaacaaataaatacttCTTCTATATCCTGATGTTTTTCTTGTGTAACATTAAGGTGTAAAAAGAGCATGATTACAAAAGCTTACCTGTTAAGCCAAGAAAGAATAGCTTGGACAAATTTCAAGAGTGTTCTCTGTAAACATGTTCAGCAAAGACTGAATCTTCATCTGTCAAACAAATTACAAGCTGCTAATGCCATGTACAGTTGGGACATCGAAGAGCAAGCCAGTTTTCATTGTTTGGTTAGAGAGAATTGCTGGAAAAGGTATGTAAAACAAAAGGAACAAAACAACCCTCCCAATGCCAATTTCATCAGTTACAATTGTACCAAGGCCAAAAGAcataattcatcaatttatcTTAAgaccataaaaaatacaattttgagttaaaacaacaaaaaggtGGTTAGGCAGAGCGAAGGACTAGTTTTCCCTCTCTCATTTGCTCTGAATAGGTAAAAACAAAGGTTAACATTCACTCTCTATAGTACCAAAAACGATTAGGTATTAGAGATTTACTTCTTGTAGGATCATAAGAAGCAAATTGATGAATAATAATAGGCTTCCCCCATGTAAGGTAAGTACACCACCCAGCCACTCCTATATTTCTTCCCTTTTCCCCTAATTAAACCAGCACCTCTATGAATTCTCAACAGAAAGCAATATCAAAGGTCACatacattgaaaattttaaaactgcGGTAATCGACTAGGTTCCTAGCCAAGCATCTATGGATAACCATTAACTTAGTATTCAGATGAACTATATAAAGCAGGATGCATTACAACACAACACTTCAGATTACATGTCATCAAGTATGTATTCAGAGAAGCAACATTCATTCAAACACAGCTTCACCATCGCTCACCATTAAGAATTGAAACCATCTCATTAGCGAAGACATTTAAATGCATCAAGCAAGAAAAACACTCAAACGGCGACAACCTACTTATAATCCAAAAATTTGCATACTTCAGCAGTATCATCACCAATCAGAACAAAAGTACGATTACCACAGAAACTTTAACATCTTGAAATAGTCTCAAATTTCCCAAAAAGCATAATCTAAGAGTACTGTAAGACATCATTTTTCACCAAAACTAACAATAATccattataaaataacatcCAAGAGCATATTAACCGAACAAAAAGACTCAACTCTCTCAGTATCTCCTGATGCCGCCGCGACCGTAGCCCATGGCCGGTGCAACATTGATAGGACCCTGGTCCTCTCTCAGCACCACACCTGGCAAGTCCTTCATGCCAAGCGACTCCAACAAATCCACGGTCTCCTGGTCAACCTCAATGCGATCGACCTTAATGGCCGACTCATCAGGCACGAAATCCATGCGGCGCTCGCGCTCCTCTTCCTGCAGCTTCAGGGAGATTCCACGAACGGGTCCCTTTTGGATCCGCTTCATCAAATGGGTGGAAAACCCAGCTATCTTGTTGCGGAGGCGCTTCGAGGGGATAATGGCAACCTCTTCCAGAACCTTCTTGTTGGTGTGGAAGTCCAAAGTCATCTTCGAGTAGTAATGTTCAATTACCTGGCGGGAGGATTTCTTCACTGTCTTTGTGCGGACGCGACCCATCTCGGTGGTGGTTGTGGAGGCGACGGCTGAGGGTTGCTGCGGAGGAAGAGGGAAGAAGCGAGTGTTGGCTAGGGTTGGCGGATGGGAGTATGAGGAGGAGGGGTTTGTGAATCTATAAATCTGAGTAATCGCTAAGGTTTGTTAACATCAGAACGACCCGTGAGTTCAGTAACTATGCGGAATGGGCCGACCAGCCTAGAATTTATTGGGCCACACAATACAGTATGGCCCAACTATGTCGGCTTATTTAGGCCTCGATTTAAGAAAGAGAGATTAGAAATAAAACTTAACATGAGGCATGAATTTCCCACAAAATTAATTGTCTTCATTCCGACATATAAGAGACATGATGTTCAGACTACTTGAGTATTGGAATCAATTGggttctttattttgttttctgaaaGGAGTTCACCCCATCAATTGGGCTATACCTTAACTTTTCTGTTTGGGCCTCAATTTAACATGGATATTTGATCTTAAATTGCAAATTAAGGGCctgaatttcaaaaaatattaatgctCCACCAAGCAAAGCAATTGAAAGCAAAGGGAGGATTTGTCCTATACTAAATTCATGCTGCACTTGTATTTTGTACAATAGGGGCTCGTTTGATTTGCGTAATCATGCATTACAGGATTGGCTATagtttataattacatatttggtttaTGATATTAgaatcatattaatattaaatttgatcttattaatattaatctaTGGATTTTAAAAAGGTAATTCAGCCTTATAATCAGTACGCATGCTCCCACCCCAACAAATCACTACGAGACATGCAGGCTATCAGATTGTATCTTATATGTCGGAATCAAGACGAAAACCAAAAAGAAGCAGACAAAGGTGCACACAATATTCATTAATCTATTCAAGAGATACAACTCCATTTTCCTTTATACATTTGCtgcatatatattactatttgCACGTGATTTCCTTAAATACATTGTACATGTCTGAACTGATTTCCACCTCAAAGGAACTAATTTCATCGATGGCGAAAAGGTGATCATTTATATGTATAGACTGGTTATTACATTTCACATATAAGTTGGCCGATCCATATTCAAAAGTTAAGAATATTACTGTCAATTTGATCTATTTCACAGGCTCGAAGGCAAGGTGGCTGTTATTACCGGCGGCGCCAGTGGCATTGGAGAATACACAGCGAGGCTTTTCGTTCAACATGGTGCTAAGGTCGTTATCGCCGATGTACAAGACGAACTAGGCCAGACTGCCTGCCGGGACATAGGATCTTCCGAAGTCATCTCCTACGTACACTGCGACGTGACTAATGAAACTGATGTCGAAAACGTGGTCAACACCGCTGTGTCCAAATACGGCAAGCTCGACATAATGTTTTCCAATGCCGGTGTTCCAGGCAACAACGACCCCAGGATTCTGGCAACGGATTACGAAGACCTGAGAAGGGTGTTTGATGTTAACGTTTTTGGAGGGTTTCTGTGCGCTAAGCATGCTGCAAGAGTGATGATTCCGGCGAAGAGAGGGAGTATTGTTTTCACTTCGAGTGTGGCATCGGTGACTCACGGAGTAGTGCCGCATGCTTATGTTGCATCCAAACACGCCGTTGTTGGGCTGACGAAGAATTTGTGCATTGAGTTGGGGGAGTATGGGATTCGAGTGAACTGTGTTTCTCCGTTTGGGGTGGCGACACCGATGTTGATGAGGACTGTGGAACTGGATGAGAAGGCTAAGGTTGAGGAGCTTGTTTCTGGGATTGCTAACTTGAAAGGGGAGAAAATGGAGGCAGTTGATGTGGCTGAGGCTGTAATTTTTCTGTCAAGCGACGAGGGAAAGTATGTTAGTGGGCAGAATTTAGTGATTGATGGAGGTTATAGTTTGACCAATATTGCTCTGCGTGAAGGGATCAGGAAACTGAGGAGTTCTTGAATTGTTGTTGGCTTCGAACTTGGAAGTGTTCATGTGTTTTAAGAAGTCTTTGTTGTGTTTGATGTTTGCTTCTttgtttatgtaataataacattgCTGATGTCATTCTATCGATTTCAAATCCTCAGTAATAAATTCTTTGGacttgtttgaataattataagggtaaattatattttttcatttcaattatgcctattttttcacatttttttatcgaacttttttttatatcaatttaccatttcaactttgcaaaatttgcactttgtcatatataactatttttttgttaattttttggcccaaaaaatttatatcctgtgcatatgtgaaaaatagcACATCAGATAATCCTTAAATATAACATGTGCACTATATGTGaagttttttcaataaaaaatttggttggaaaaatagttataaatggcaaaatgcaaaatttcgtaaaattaaGATAGCaagttgaaacaaaaaaagtttagatgtcaaaatataaaaatagtcaTAGTTcatatgacaaaatataaataggttctcccatttcatttcattcaatcaatcaatttattttcataacagTCTTAAGAATTAAAGCATGCTACAAGTATTGCTTTAGTAAGAGagtgtcaaaatattttttgatttgttgttctcaaaatttgcagtgttgttattttaaaattgtgaatCGTTATATTTTCAGAGATAAATTACCGTTTTTCGTTAGTACCAAAACGAGATGATAATtgttttaaagataaaaagtCTATCTCTTTCTTACATCGACTTCATAATACACAAATCCCACATTTATATCGTTTTTAGACAACATATATAGGATTGTCCATGCACATTCCAAATGTAGGCTCCATTATAGCTTCATAGTTCACAAAATATGAAGCGCGGAGCCCATTATGTAATGAATTATAGCTGCTTGTtccatctttttaattaattatctgaAAAGATTTTCACTCCATGTGATGAGATTCTGTCTTCTGGGTAGGAGGACAAATGATGTCCAGGGGGACATATCACTTCTACTCCCCCACTTGTTTCCTCATCCAATTCTCTCGGGGTATACCAAGGACCAATTGTACATAAAAAACTGTTCTGAGTCTGAATGTCTTTGGTTAGAAATGATGATACATTGTtgcattaaaatttcaaacattataatataacaaattaatatagaaTCATATATAAAACGGGTTAAATACAACTATCCAATCATTAGGTGATATTTTAACCATCGACTCATATATACTTATAGTTACGGGATCTGAATcttatatgatataatttatattatattaaataatcaacaGAATTCGTCGATGACCACGACCAACGAATCACATCAAACAAAGTGAAGCAGCCTATGAGAATCTATATAcgtatcatatatatattaagtgagagCATCCATTTGGTGTCTtacttaattttcaaatgttatttatttataaaattttaaattaattaattaattatttcttaatttcttgatcatgatttttataacTACCTTTTGGAggttataattttctttcatgcaatatttttagtttttcaaatctttatttgttattttttttataaatcaaaatgtttatattaatttattatctcaatatatacttttaggtacttttttaaattataaaaattaacaatacaatttttataatattttattttgatttttttaaaagaaattatacaCGTACATAAAATGTGTAATATTTACTAGTTATATATGAAGTGTAAATATCAGAAATCAATAACGTGGCCCACTGATCTAATGCGCATTTGGGAGGATTGACAATGTCGTTCATGTGAAATTACACCCGCATTAGTCATAAGTCTTAAatcacaaataatatatttatcatatattattacaataatttgtaatttatttggatataaattcacgtgaatgaaataaaattttcaaacatttgGTGTGAATAGAAATAGTTATGTGGTAGCATTTAAGTGCATGAATGGACATATAGGACCCTAGTCtgcaataattatatgatcaaTATCCCAATTCAGATGCCCACCGACACTCCTATTCAATAACAAACATCTGGaattaaacaattcaaaatttttgttcaaatcaaatttaattgaattaaatcaattatataataagtgtgataataattattttttaaaaatctcataataaatatgttgTAAGTatcatataattcatttaaatttgattgcatCGGCGGCTTGAATTAGAATTCCCAACCCAATTCCGATTTGCGTGGAATCACATTGACGACCGTCTACTTTTTACATTTCTAATTCTATCTGGTGTCTCAATTTTGTgttcatgaaattaaattagagaatattatattcaattataatttttgatacTCAAATTAGTGAGATAATTCCAGACGAAAAATGTAAACACGGATCTACTACATGTTTCAAATAGCTATGTTATTTATAGCGTCGGTACATTTGGACTAgacatatatattagtatgaCCTACACAATTGacatttaatctaatttaattcctACTATCTTTAGGTTTGGTTCgacaaattttgatttcaagtacataaatttttgtgttgttttgaTATTGCTCAATATTTAGGGACATTATAGTTCTATATTCCTTCTTTTTCAGGGTccatatcatatttatttatatgataacatttttatgttgattttttaaaaatatataatttaaaataaattaaaatgaaaaactccAGATGCCTGAATCAAGTATTTTTTTCCGTAcgaaattataataagagGAAAGGAATTAGTACCAATAAGGGGAGAAATGGAAACATGACACTCATAAATAATCCTCGGCGAACAACAGTACTCctgtatgaaaatattattggaaATTTGAGAATGGTTAACGCAAAACCGGCAACGATCATGAGGCTAAACCCTTCAGCATCCTAATATAACTCTGGTTGGTGGTGCTGTAACCTCCGTCCACCACCAGATTTAGCCCGCTAACAAACTTGGATTCATCGCTGCTTAGATACAGCGCCGCCTCCGCCACATCCTCCGCCGTCGGCATCACCCCTTTCAAGTTGGCTGAAGCACGTATAATATCGTCCACCACCGCTTTGTCCAGCCCCACTGCACCCGTCAGCATCGGCGTCGCCACCGCGCACGGCGATATGGAGTTCACCCTTATCCCGTACTGTCCCAGCTCCACGCACAAGTTCTTCATCAACCCAACCACCGCATGCTTCGACGCCGAATAGGAATACGGACACTCGCCGGAGACAACCGACGCGACACTCGAAGTGAATAATATCACTCCCTTTCTCTCCGGGATCATCACTCTAGCGGCGTGTTTTGCCCCCAGAAATGCCCCGTAGACATTGACCTCGAAAACCCTTTTGAAGTTGTCGTTGTCAGCGTCGGCAATGGTGAAGTCTAGGTTCCCGGGGATGCCGGCGTTGTTGAACATGATGTCCAGGTTCCCGTACTTGGAAACCGCGAAATCGACGACGTTCCTGACGTCGGAGTCGCTGGTTACGTCACAATGAACATACGAGATTTGATCGGGGAGATTAAGGTCACGGCAAAGAGATTGACCCCTGTCATCTTGCACGTCGGCAATTACAACTTTGGCGCCGTGTCGGGCGAAAAGCCTCGCCGTGCTCTCGCCGAAGCCACTTGCTCCTCCGGTGATGATGGCCACTTTGCCTTCTAATCtacaattataacaaaaataactaaatcacACGGATACTCTATATACATAGACATAGTCACACACATAATATGTAGGacgaaaatttataattaaataattaaaaagcgGGAACCATGATTTGAAACATTGCGAAAAAACGATAAATTGGGGTATGTTATAACCTTCTAGGAGCATGATTCAATAAAGTGACCATTTCTAGTACTTAGTTTTGGGGTTGAAGAGGATTGATAGAAATGTGGATTGAAATTCAATGTTTTTTCGCAAGTTATTTATAGATAATGGAAACGGGGATAGGGATACGATGTTGGTGATGGTGCTCCATAGTCCATTTAATTAATGTGTTATGGCATacacaatattaattattgaatatgaATACAATTTCGATAtgttataaattgaaaatgattttatttaaatcttaaaaatataatatatatatatatgtgcgcGTAAATGTATTAAACTTGTAAAAATAGAGTATTAATCATGTTATGTTAAAACAAAATGAtggtttatgtaaatatatattaagaatatattgttgtataattaaattatttgaaaatcaaattcttagtttttacttttttatatttctctaTACATTAATTCTAGACATACATGTCTAATTAATGTCGGTGTCATTAAAAAGGTGCTAgactattatttaaaaaaaaatagtttcttaaaaaaacttaatacGTTTTTAAAGTATGATACAAATTTcggattaattataattaaattttgcttcaaagtgttgtaaaataaaaggtGTATGTACTCag
The nucleotide sequence above comes from Sesamum indicum cultivar Zhongzhi No. 13 linkage group LG11, S_indicum_v1.0, whole genome shotgun sequence. Encoded proteins:
- the LOC105174012 gene encoding magnesium transporter MRS2-3-like (The sequence of the model RefSeq protein was modified relative to this genomic sequence to represent the inferred CDS: added 51 bases not found in genome assembly) codes for the protein MARGISPQPSKQAATPPHAEDETVGDANVRYAASSGGVNISGGHRKKTAGLKSWLVLDSTGQAQVVEAEKHAIMRRTGLPARDLRILDPLLSYPSTVLGRERAIVTNLEHIKAIITAQEVFLLNSRDPLVIPFIDELERRILRHHQAIKSLEAGDGENTKWTHLYGLGEPHPRTISPRNSSINFPSKEEEGKGDGKEQAAESRDGPKLLPFEFVALEACLEAACSCLENEARTLEREAHPALDKLTSKISTLNLDRVRQIKSRLVAISGRVQKVRDELENLLDDDDDMAEMYLTDKSQQQLDGSFKSSVLVQDGTDEDVCAEMDDRHVETSVLLCDDPTVLSKDSADDAHTNSTRSSLSKQLDVEELEMLLEAYFVQIDGTLNKLSTLREYVDDTEDYINIMLDDKQNHLLRMGVMLTTATLVLSVLLTVSGVFGMNIKIDIFDDKEHGMTRFLWTVGAGSAGTIFLYVFAIAWYKHRRLLE
- the LOC105174013 gene encoding 40S ribosomal protein S17 produces the protein MGRVRTKTVKKSSRQVIEHYYSKMTLDFHTNKKVLEEVAIIPSKRLRNKIAGFSTHLMKRIQKGPVRGISLKLQEEERERRMDFVPDESAIKVDRIEVDQETVDLLESLGMKDLPGVVLREDQGPINVAPAMGYGRGGIRRY
- the LOC105174014 gene encoding secoisolariciresinol dehydrogenase-like, with protein sequence MSELISTSKELISSMAKRLEGKVAVITGGASGIGEYTARLFVQHGAKVVIADVQDELGQTACRDIGSSEVISYVHCDVTNETDVENVVNTAVSKYGKLDIMFSNAGVPGNNDPRILATDYEDLRRVFDVNVFGGFLCAKHAARVMIPAKRGSIVFTSSVASVTHGVVPHAYVASKHAVVGLTKNLCIELGEYGIRVNCVSPFGVATPMLMRTVELDEKAKVEELVSGIANLKGEKMEAVDVAEAVIFLSSDEGKYVSGQNLVIDGGYSLTNIALREGIRKLRSS
- the LOC105174015 gene encoding secoisolariciresinol dehydrogenase-like encodes the protein MVTLLNHAPRRLEGKVAIITGGASGFGESTARLFARHGAKVVIADVQDDRGQSLCRDLNLPDQISYVHCDVTSDSDVRNVVDFAVSKYGNLDIMFNNAGIPGNLDFTIADADNDNFKRVFEVNVYGAFLGAKHAARVMIPERKGVILFTSSVASVVSGECPYSYSASKHAVVGLMKNLCVELGQYGIRVNSISPCAVATPMLTGAVGLDKAVVDDIIRASANLKGVMPTAEDVAEAALYLSSDESKFVSGLNLVVDGGYSTTNQSYIRMLKGLAS